In a genomic window of Desulfopila inferna:
- a CDS encoding c-type cytochrome — protein MKTKEIAKIASVFFFIGLFSTMAVAGDDADPRKGKYLWKKNCQTCHIEGEEGGKLSPSTKTQQQWNSFFESDHAGQAQERCMKYSENDLHDIQHYMYDHALDSDQPETCS, from the coding sequence ATGAAAACCAAAGAAATTGCCAAAATCGCAAGTGTATTCTTTTTCATTGGTCTGTTTTCAACGATGGCGGTTGCCGGTGACGATGCAGATCCACGTAAGGGTAAGTACCTCTGGAAGAAAAACTGCCAAACCTGTCACATCGAAGGTGAGGAAGGCGGCAAGCTCTCACCGAGCACGAAAACCCAGCAGCAGTGGAACAGTTTTTTCGAGAGCGATCATGCCGGTCAAGCCCAGGAAAGATGCATGAAGTATTCCGAGAATGATCTCCATGATATCCAGCACTATATGTACGATCACGCTTTAGACTCAGATCAGCCTGAGACCTGTAGTTAA
- a CDS encoding CBS domain-containing protein, with protein sequence MMTASGTRIVRARDIMNTTIHYIDGMATVSEAAQMMRKEKTTSLIVQKRGPDDAWGLIVSQDIIRGVLIEGKKADIVNVYEIMAKPLITTPAEMDIRYVARLMNRVGVRRMPVEESGKLVGMITQADLILKSSLFGDVFL encoded by the coding sequence ATGATGACAGCAAGTGGAACGCGAATAGTAAGGGCCAGGGATATAATGAATACCACGATCCATTATATAGATGGCATGGCTACCGTCTCGGAAGCGGCGCAGATGATGAGAAAGGAAAAGACGACAAGTCTGATTGTGCAGAAACGTGGTCCGGATGATGCATGGGGGCTTATTGTTTCCCAGGATATCATCAGAGGAGTGCTTATCGAAGGCAAGAAGGCAGATATTGTCAATGTCTATGAGATCATGGCGAAACCGCTGATTACCACGCCCGCCGAAATGGACATTCGATACGTTGCCAGGCTGATGAACCGTGTCGGGGTCCGGCGTATGCCGGTGGAGGAGTCGGGCAAACTAGTGGGCATGATTACCCAGGCCGATCTGATACTGAAAAGCAGTCTGTTTGGAGATGTTTTCCTCTGA
- a CDS encoding molybdopterin-containing oxidoreductase family protein gives MTIAFSKKLSRRNFLLASSCAIGAGSVAMMGSRYRALAASKHVFELDDLANRDVFTSCGMCVNKCGVIARVRNGVIEKLDPNPHFLKSRGMLCARGNAGLDTVYSPDRIKYPMIRTGERGDGKFRQASWEEALDLVAKNLQDLAEKYTRAGTVFVSTEGYQEHFFTTFAECYGSPNTLRHPSLCLASNIQGFGATYGTNPTPDVLNADYLIMSGANRSEALITPDSIDMLTGEGGKRKVVYLDPRFTKTAAKATEWFPIRAGSDMAFILAMTNVIVTEGLYAKQFVADMTIGFDELKTHIEQYTPEWAEAECDIPAADIRRIAREFAAAAPRAVYYQGRRSSFFDNDTQMRRAMAILNGVIGNWDQPGGMVPNSSIVLERHDYLAPWYDGVPPRLDSGSASYLSEKDGSWKYFRDRVIEGKPYPVKGMMIYKQNPLVSVANRQKTLEMMEQMEFICTIDITMNDTAYYSDVILPEATYLERLDPIESLGGILPVVTTREPCIKPMYESKPNLWIIQQLSKRLDDEIYASFDFTMEEYRHHQLRNRPDITKALKEKGVFYEKTTPTYGDTYGKRLKTKSGKIEIYSEKYAQKGLDPLPVYSRPADIPEGRYRLILGRNAYLTHGTTANNAYLHDLMPENSLWLNAGEARKRGLRNGQVVKVTSSLASEQLKLFVTEKIRPDCVFMSHGFGVITSGQRLLQGKSGSDAALIEDNVEPISGNIAMHQTFVEIHPA, from the coding sequence TTGACTATCGCATTTTCCAAAAAATTAAGCAGAAGAAACTTCCTTCTCGCTTCGAGCTGTGCCATAGGCGCCGGTTCCGTTGCCATGATGGGAAGCCGTTATAGGGCATTGGCCGCATCAAAACATGTGTTCGAGCTCGATGATCTCGCCAATCGCGATGTTTTTACCAGTTGCGGCATGTGTGTCAATAAGTGCGGAGTGATTGCCAGGGTGCGCAATGGCGTCATTGAAAAACTTGACCCAAATCCTCACTTCCTGAAAAGCAGGGGGATGCTGTGTGCCAGAGGCAATGCCGGGCTTGATACGGTGTACAGTCCTGATCGCATAAAATATCCAATGATCAGAACCGGTGAGCGCGGCGACGGCAAGTTCCGTCAGGCCAGCTGGGAGGAAGCCCTTGACCTGGTGGCAAAAAATCTACAGGACCTTGCAGAGAAATACACCAGGGCCGGCACGGTTTTTGTGTCAACAGAGGGCTATCAGGAGCATTTCTTTACCACTTTTGCCGAATGCTACGGCTCACCCAATACACTTCGGCACCCATCGCTCTGCCTCGCTTCCAACATCCAGGGGTTCGGGGCAACCTACGGAACCAATCCGACCCCGGATGTGCTGAACGCCGACTATCTTATCATGTCGGGAGCAAATCGCAGTGAAGCGCTCATCACCCCCGACTCCATAGATATGCTGACAGGTGAAGGTGGAAAAAGAAAGGTGGTGTACCTTGATCCGCGTTTCACCAAGACGGCTGCCAAGGCCACAGAGTGGTTTCCAATCAGAGCAGGCAGCGATATGGCCTTTATTCTAGCCATGACCAATGTCATTGTCACAGAAGGTTTATACGCCAAACAGTTCGTTGCCGACATGACCATTGGTTTTGATGAACTGAAGACTCACATCGAACAATATACTCCAGAGTGGGCAGAAGCCGAATGCGATATCCCGGCCGCTGATATACGCCGCATTGCCAGAGAATTTGCGGCGGCGGCACCACGGGCGGTGTATTACCAGGGACGACGCAGTTCCTTCTTTGATAATGACACTCAGATGCGCAGAGCCATGGCGATACTCAATGGTGTCATCGGCAACTGGGATCAGCCAGGCGGAATGGTGCCCAATAGCAGCATCGTTCTGGAAAGGCATGACTATCTGGCTCCCTGGTACGATGGTGTCCCTCCTCGCCTCGACAGCGGCAGTGCCTCGTACCTCTCGGAAAAAGACGGTTCATGGAAGTACTTTCGTGATCGCGTTATTGAAGGAAAACCGTATCCCGTCAAAGGGATGATGATATACAAGCAGAACCCGCTGGTCTCTGTGGCCAACCGGCAGAAGACCCTGGAAATGATGGAGCAGATGGAATTCATCTGCACCATCGATATCACCATGAATGATACGGCTTACTATTCAGACGTTATCCTGCCGGAAGCCACCTACCTTGAGCGGCTTGATCCGATAGAGTCTCTCGGCGGCATCCTGCCGGTGGTAACTACCCGGGAACCGTGTATAAAACCAATGTATGAGTCTAAACCGAATCTCTGGATAATACAGCAGCTTTCCAAACGGCTCGATGATGAAATCTATGCCTCATTTGATTTCACCATGGAGGAGTATCGTCATCATCAGTTGAGAAATAGACCTGATATCACCAAGGCCCTGAAAGAAAAAGGTGTCTTCTATGAGAAGACGACACCAACCTATGGCGATACATACGGTAAGCGCCTGAAAACCAAAAGCGGAAAAATTGAAATCTATTCTGAAAAATATGCCCAAAAAGGCCTCGATCCTCTACCGGTATATTCACGCCCTGCAGATATCCCCGAAGGCAGATACCGCCTGATTTTAGGTCGGAACGCCTATTTGACCCACGGTACCACAGCCAACAATGCCTACCTGCATGATTTGATGCCCGAGAACAGTCTCTGGCTCAACGCCGGAGAAGCGCGCAAACGGGGGCTGCGAAATGGTCAGGTTGTCAAGGTGACAAGCAGCCTGGCCTCAGAGCAGCTCAAACTTTTTGTCACCGAAAAAATACGCCCGGACTGCGTGTTTATGTCACATGGTTTTGGCGTAATCACCTCAGGACAGAGACTCCTGCAAGGTAAGAGCGGCAGTGATGCTGCACTCATAGAAGATAACGTCGAGCCAATTTCTGGAAACATTGCCATGCACCAGACCTTTGTTGAGATACATCCGGCATAG
- a CDS encoding 4Fe-4S dicluster domain-containing protein, whose translation MKTKRFAMVLDSSKCIDCKACTVACKIENKVPMGQDNYRNWVAEGPLRGKFPDLGQSFQPGQCMQCANTPCDHVCPTGATRVNRDGIVLVDDHKCIGCKYCITACPYNARYYNEVTGAVDKCTFCVQRIYRGRQPACVETCPTKVRVFGDLNDRNSEVSRLLVKHAYKVEKPEMGTDPFLFYII comes from the coding sequence ATGAAAACCAAACGTTTTGCGATGGTGCTTGATAGCAGCAAGTGTATAGATTGCAAGGCTTGTACCGTTGCCTGCAAAATTGAAAACAAGGTTCCAATGGGGCAGGACAACTACCGTAACTGGGTAGCAGAAGGGCCGCTGCGGGGTAAATTTCCAGATCTTGGCCAGTCTTTTCAACCGGGTCAGTGCATGCAGTGTGCAAACACCCCCTGCGATCATGTCTGCCCGACCGGAGCCACCAGAGTCAACCGGGACGGCATCGTTCTTGTCGACGATCATAAATGCATCGGCTGTAAATACTGCATTACCGCCTGCCCTTATAATGCCAGGTACTATAACGAAGTCACAGGTGCTGTCGATAAGTGCACCTTTTGCGTGCAGCGGATCTACAGGGGCAGGCAGCCAGCTTGTGTGGAAACCTGTCCCACCAAAGTACGGGTTTTCGGAGATCTCAACGACCGGAACAGTGAAGTATCGCGGCTGCTGGTAAAACATGCCTACAAGGTTGAGAAGCCGGAGATGGGCACTGATCCTTTCCTTTTCTATATAATTTGA
- a CDS encoding ABC transporter ATP-binding protein, with amino-acid sequence MAILESRDITKTYTIGEREIVILDHISLKVEAGEFVVISGSSGSGKTTLLHILSGLDKPSSGSIILDGRDITPLDEDQLAEIRNRKTGFVFQAFHLIPSLNAYENVMFPAELCGDPEAGVKAARLLERVGLHQRRTNFPEQLSGGEKQRVALCRALINTPEIVFADEPTGNLDSKNSDEIVELLLEMQQEWNTTLIMATHSTEIASLAGRVISLHDGKLGK; translated from the coding sequence ATGGCAATTCTGGAGTCACGCGACATAACCAAGACCTATACAATAGGGGAGAGAGAAATCGTTATCCTCGACCATATTTCCCTGAAGGTGGAGGCAGGTGAGTTTGTGGTTATCTCCGGCAGCAGCGGCAGCGGCAAGACCACACTGTTGCACATCCTCTCCGGCCTTGACAAGCCCAGTTCCGGCAGCATCATCCTTGACGGCAGGGACATCACGCCGCTGGATGAGGATCAACTCGCCGAAATCAGGAACAGAAAGACGGGATTCGTCTTTCAGGCCTTCCACCTCATACCATCACTTAATGCCTACGAAAATGTGATGTTTCCCGCCGAACTATGTGGAGATCCGGAAGCCGGGGTCAAAGCCGCCCGTCTTCTCGAACGGGTCGGACTCCACCAGAGGCGCACTAATTTTCCCGAACAGCTCTCCGGCGGGGAAAAACAGCGGGTCGCATTGTGTCGCGCCCTTATCAACACTCCCGAGATTGTCTTTGCCGATGAGCCCACGGGAAATCTCGATTCAAAAAACAGTGATGAGATTGTGGAACTGCTTCTGGAGATGCAGCAGGAATGGAATACCACGCTTATCATGGCTACTCACAGCACCGAAATTGCATCCCTGGCCGGGCGGGTAATCTCCCTGCATGACGGTAAGCTGGGAAAATGA
- a CDS encoding isocitrate dehydrogenase (NADP(+)) encodes MNKIKVINPVVELDGDEMTRIIWSEIKKKLIFPYLDLPIEYYDLSIQARDETDDQITVDAANAIKKHGVGIKCATITPDEERVEEFGLKQMWRSPNGTIRNILGGTVFREPILIENIPRLVTTWKKTICIGRHAFGDQYKATDIVVRGKGRLTMTFTPEDGGEPEQYDVFQFEGGGVAMSMYNTDESIYGFAHSCFNKAIDKQWPLYLSTKNTILKKYDGRFKDIFEEVYQKHYRERMETLGIGYEHRLIDDMVAAALKWEGGFVWACKNYDGDVQSDTLAQGFGSLGLMTSTLITPDGKTMEAEAAHGTVTRHFREYQKGNPTSTNPIASIFAWSRGLAFRGKLDDNSDLIHFCEALEQVCIETVESGSMTKDLALCIHGAKLKPAHYLNTEQFLNTLADNLQKKLP; translated from the coding sequence ATGAATAAAATCAAAGTAATCAACCCCGTTGTAGAGCTGGATGGCGATGAAATGACGCGTATCATCTGGAGCGAAATAAAAAAGAAACTGATCTTTCCCTATCTGGACCTTCCCATCGAGTATTATGATTTAAGTATCCAAGCGCGAGATGAAACCGATGACCAAATCACCGTAGATGCGGCCAATGCCATCAAAAAGCATGGCGTCGGCATCAAGTGCGCCACCATTACTCCCGATGAAGAACGTGTTGAGGAATTCGGCTTGAAGCAGATGTGGCGATCCCCCAACGGCACCATCCGGAATATTCTGGGCGGCACCGTCTTCCGGGAGCCCATCCTCATAGAGAATATCCCCCGCCTGGTTACCACCTGGAAGAAAACTATCTGCATCGGCCGGCATGCCTTCGGCGATCAGTATAAAGCAACCGATATCGTGGTCAGGGGAAAGGGCCGGCTGACCATGACCTTCACTCCGGAAGACGGAGGTGAGCCGGAGCAGTATGACGTTTTTCAGTTTGAGGGAGGCGGGGTGGCTATGTCCATGTATAATACCGACGAATCGATTTATGGCTTCGCTCATTCCTGCTTCAACAAGGCCATTGACAAGCAGTGGCCGCTGTACCTCTCCACCAAAAATACTATTCTGAAGAAATATGACGGCAGGTTCAAGGACATTTTTGAAGAAGTGTACCAGAAGCATTACCGGGAGCGCATGGAAACACTGGGCATCGGCTATGAGCATCGCCTGATCGACGATATGGTGGCGGCCGCCTTGAAATGGGAAGGCGGTTTTGTCTGGGCCTGCAAAAATTATGACGGAGATGTGCAGTCGGACACCTTGGCTCAGGGCTTCGGGTCGCTTGGACTGATGACCTCGACGCTGATCACTCCCGATGGAAAAACCATGGAGGCAGAGGCTGCCCATGGCACCGTGACCCGGCATTTCCGGGAATACCAGAAGGGCAACCCCACCTCAACCAATCCCATCGCCTCTATTTTCGCCTGGAGCAGAGGACTTGCTTTTCGGGGAAAGCTCGATGACAACAGTGATTTGATACACTTCTGTGAGGCCCTGGAGCAGGTGTGCATCGAAACCGTGGAAAGCGGCAGCATGACCAAGGATCTGGCTCTCTGTATTCATGGTGCGAAGCTGAAACCCGCACATTATCTTAACACCGAGCAGTTCTTGAATACTTTGGCAGATAACCTGCAGAAAAAACTGCCCTGA